The following proteins are co-located in the Streptomyces sp. DT2A-34 genome:
- a CDS encoding RIP metalloprotease produces MFILGIVLFAVGLLFSIAWHELGHLSTAKLFGIRVPQYMVGFGPTIWSRNKGETEYGIKAIPFGGYIRMIGMFPPGPDGRLEARSTSPWRGMIEDARAQSYEELRPGDESRLFYTRKPWKRVIVMFAGPFMNLVLAVALFLTVLMGFGIQQQTTTVSSVSQCVIDQKEKREDCKASDDKSPAAAAGMKAGDKIVSFDGVRTEDWNTLSDLIRGSAGESVPIVVDRKGEELTLHAKIATNWVVQKDSGGAYVEGKYVQAGFLGFSAATGVVKQDFGDSVTWMTDRVGEAVDSLVALPSKIPALWDAAFGDGPREPDSPMGIVGAARVSGEIATLDIPASQQLATFVFLLAGFNLSLFLFNMLPLLPLDGGHIAGALWESLRRNTAKVLRRPDPGPFDVAKLMPVAYVVAGIFICFTLLVLVADVVNPVRIS; encoded by the coding sequence ATGTTCATCCTCGGCATAGTGCTGTTCGCGGTCGGGCTGCTCTTCTCGATCGCATGGCACGAGCTGGGCCACCTGTCCACGGCCAAGCTGTTCGGCATCCGGGTGCCGCAGTACATGGTCGGCTTCGGCCCGACCATCTGGTCGCGGAACAAGGGCGAGACCGAGTACGGCATCAAGGCGATCCCGTTCGGCGGCTACATCCGCATGATCGGCATGTTCCCGCCCGGCCCCGACGGCCGCCTCGAAGCCCGCTCCACCTCGCCCTGGCGCGGCATGATCGAGGACGCCCGCGCACAGTCCTACGAGGAGCTGCGCCCCGGCGACGAGAGCCGCCTGTTCTACACGCGCAAGCCGTGGAAGCGCGTGATCGTGATGTTCGCGGGCCCCTTCATGAACCTCGTCCTCGCGGTGGCCCTGTTCCTCACCGTGCTGATGGGCTTCGGCATCCAGCAGCAGACCACCACCGTCAGCTCGGTCTCCCAGTGTGTCATCGACCAGAAGGAGAAGCGCGAGGACTGCAAGGCGTCCGACGACAAGTCCCCGGCCGCGGCCGCGGGCATGAAGGCCGGCGACAAGATCGTCTCCTTCGACGGGGTCCGGACCGAGGACTGGAACACCCTCTCCGACCTCATCCGCGGCAGCGCCGGCGAGAGCGTCCCGATCGTCGTCGACCGCAAGGGCGAGGAACTGACCCTGCACGCGAAGATCGCCACCAACTGGGTCGTGCAGAAGGACTCCGGCGGCGCGTATGTCGAGGGCAAGTACGTCCAGGCCGGCTTCCTCGGCTTCAGCGCGGCCACCGGCGTCGTCAAACAGGACTTCGGCGACTCGGTGACCTGGATGACCGACCGGGTCGGCGAGGCCGTCGACTCCCTCGTCGCCCTGCCCTCCAAGATCCCCGCACTGTGGGACGCGGCCTTCGGTGACGGCCCGCGCGAACCGGACTCCCCGATGGGCATCGTCGGCGCGGCACGGGTGAGCGGTGAGATCGCCACGCTGGACATCCCCGCCTCGCAGCAGCTGGCCACCTTCGTGTTCCTCCTGGCCGGCTTCAACCTCTCCCTGTTCCTGTTCAACATGCTCCCGCTGCTGCCGCTCGACGGCGGCCACATCGCGGGCGCCCTGTGGGAGTCGCTGCGCCGCAACACGGCGAAGGTGCTGCGCCGCCCGGACCCGGGTCCGTTCGATGTGGCGAAGCTGATGCCGGTGGCTTACGTCGTCGCCGGAATCTTCATCTGCTTCACACTCCTCGTACTGGTCGCGGACGTGGTTAACCCGGTCAGAATCTCCTAG
- the dxr gene encoding 1-deoxy-D-xylulose-5-phosphate reductoisomerase, translating into MSDSPAPLADPHLVYDPVAGDGPKDVVILGSTGSIGTQAIDLVLRNPDRFRVTALSANGGRVALLAEQAYRLRARTVAVAREDVVPALREALTAQYGTGEPLPEILSGPDAATQVAASDCHTVLNGITGSIGLAPTLAALEAGRTLALANKESLIVGGPLVKALAKPGQIIPVDSEHAALFQALASGTRADVRKLVVTASGGPFRGRTKAELAHVTVEDALAHPTWAMGPVITINSATLVNKGLEVIEAHLLYDISFDRIEVVVHPQSYVHSMVEFTDGSTIAQATPPDMRGPIAIGLGWPERVPDAAPTFDWSKASTWEFFPLDNDAFPSVDLARHVGELAGTAPAVFNAANEECVEAFRAGALPFNGIMETVTRVVEEHGAPRAGTSLTVADVLEAETWARRRAQELAVHTAEARA; encoded by the coding sequence ATGAGCGACAGTCCAGCCCCCCTCGCCGACCCGCATCTCGTCTACGACCCCGTGGCGGGCGACGGCCCCAAGGACGTGGTGATCCTCGGCTCCACCGGCTCGATCGGCACCCAGGCCATCGACCTCGTGCTGCGCAACCCCGACCGGTTCCGGGTCACCGCCCTGTCCGCCAACGGCGGCCGGGTCGCCCTCCTCGCCGAGCAGGCGTACCGGCTGAGGGCGCGGACCGTCGCGGTCGCCCGCGAGGACGTCGTACCGGCACTGCGGGAAGCTCTGACGGCCCAGTACGGCACGGGGGAGCCGCTCCCCGAGATCCTGTCCGGCCCGGACGCCGCCACACAGGTCGCCGCCTCCGACTGCCACACCGTCCTGAACGGCATCACCGGCTCCATCGGCCTCGCGCCCACCCTCGCCGCCCTGGAGGCGGGCCGCACCCTCGCGCTCGCCAACAAGGAGTCGCTCATCGTCGGCGGCCCGCTGGTCAAGGCCCTCGCCAAGCCCGGGCAGATCATCCCGGTCGACTCCGAGCACGCGGCCCTGTTCCAGGCGCTGGCGTCCGGCACGCGCGCGGACGTCCGCAAGCTTGTCGTCACGGCGTCCGGCGGCCCCTTCCGCGGCCGCACGAAGGCCGAGCTGGCCCACGTGACGGTCGAGGACGCCCTCGCCCACCCCACCTGGGCCATGGGCCCGGTCATCACGATCAACTCCGCGACCCTCGTCAACAAGGGTCTGGAGGTCATCGAGGCGCACCTGCTCTACGACATTTCCTTCGACCGCATTGAGGTGGTCGTGCATCCCCAGTCGTATGTTCACTCGATGGTTGAGTTCACGGACGGATCCACGATCGCCCAGGCGACGCCCCCCGACATGCGTGGGCCGATCGCCATCGGCCTCGGCTGGCCGGAGCGCGTCCCCGACGCCGCCCCCACGTTCGACTGGAGCAAGGCGTCGACCTGGGAGTTCTTCCCGCTCGACAACGACGCGTTCCCGTCGGTCGACCTGGCGCGCCACGTGGGCGAGCTCGCGGGCACCGCGCCCGCGGTGTTCAATGCGGCCAACGAGGAGTGCGTGGAGGCCTTCCGGGCCGGCGCACTGCCGTTCAACGGGATCATGGAGACCGTGACGCGGGTGGTGGAGGAACACGGCGCCCCGCGGGCGGGAACCTCACTCACCGTCGCGGACGTCCTCGAAGCGGAGACCTGGGCCCGCAGGCGGGCACAGGAACTGGCGGTACACACGGCGGAGGCCCGTGCATGA
- a CDS encoding acyl-CoA dehydrogenase family protein: MSAAPPKPTVSEREARQVAEAARQQEWRKPSFAKELFLGRFRLDLIHPHPMPTDEAAQRGEEFLAKLRDFVETKVDGALIEREARIPDDVIDGLKELGAFGMKIDTKYGGLGLGQVYYNKALALAGSASPAIGVLLSAHQSIGVPQPLKLFGTPEQKERFLPRCARTDISAFLLTEPDVGSDPARLATSAVPDGDDYVLDGVKLWTTNGVVADLLVVMARVPKSEGHKGGITAFVVETNSPGITVENRNAFMGLRGIENGVTRFHQVRVPAANRIGPEGAGLKIALTTLNTGRLSLPASCVAAGKWCLKIAREWSAAREQWGKPLAHHEAVGSKISFIAATTFALEAVTDLASQMADEDRNDIRIEGALAKLYASEMAWTIADELVQIRGGRGFETAESLRARGERAVAAEQVLRDLRINRIFEGSTEIMHLLIAREAVDAHLSVAGDLIDPEKSLQDKAKAGANAGVFYAKWLPKLVAGQGQLPYSFGEFKRGVDLSAHLRYVERTSRKLARSTFYGMSRWQGRMETKQGFLGRVVDIGAELFAMSAACVRAEHLRGQGEHGREAYQLADAFCHQARLRIEELFGRLWSNTDDLDRKVVKGVMSGTYEWLEQGIVDPSDDGAPWIADATPGPSRRENVHRPIR, translated from the coding sequence ATGTCCGCAGCACCCCCGAAGCCTACTGTCAGTGAGCGTGAGGCCCGCCAGGTGGCGGAGGCCGCCCGGCAACAGGAATGGCGCAAGCCCAGCTTCGCCAAGGAACTGTTCCTCGGCCGCTTCCGCCTCGACCTCATCCACCCCCACCCGATGCCCACCGACGAGGCCGCCCAGCGCGGCGAGGAGTTCCTCGCCAAACTGCGCGACTTCGTCGAGACGAAGGTCGACGGCGCCCTCATCGAGCGCGAGGCCCGCATCCCCGACGACGTGATCGACGGGCTCAAGGAGCTCGGCGCCTTCGGCATGAAGATCGACACCAAGTACGGCGGGCTCGGCCTCGGCCAGGTCTACTACAACAAGGCCCTCGCCCTGGCCGGCTCGGCGTCCCCGGCGATCGGCGTCCTGCTCTCCGCCCATCAGTCGATCGGCGTACCCCAGCCGCTCAAGCTCTTCGGCACCCCGGAACAGAAGGAGCGGTTCCTGCCGCGCTGCGCCCGCACCGACATCAGCGCCTTCCTGCTGACCGAGCCCGACGTGGGCTCCGACCCGGCCCGCCTCGCCACCTCCGCCGTACCGGACGGGGACGACTACGTCCTCGACGGGGTCAAGCTGTGGACGACCAACGGCGTCGTCGCCGACCTCCTCGTCGTCATGGCCCGCGTGCCCAAGTCCGAGGGCCACAAGGGCGGCATCACCGCCTTCGTCGTCGAGACCAACTCGCCCGGCATCACGGTCGAGAACCGCAACGCCTTCATGGGCCTGCGCGGCATCGAGAACGGCGTCACCCGCTTCCACCAGGTCCGCGTCCCCGCCGCCAACCGCATCGGCCCCGAGGGCGCCGGCCTGAAGATCGCCCTCACCACCCTCAACACAGGGCGGCTCTCGCTCCCCGCCTCCTGCGTCGCCGCCGGCAAGTGGTGCCTGAAGATCGCCCGCGAGTGGTCGGCGGCGCGCGAGCAGTGGGGCAAGCCGCTCGCGCACCACGAGGCCGTCGGCTCGAAGATCTCCTTCATCGCGGCCACCACCTTCGCCCTGGAGGCCGTCACCGACCTCGCCTCGCAGATGGCCGACGAGGACCGCAACGACATCCGTATCGAAGGCGCCCTCGCCAAGCTCTACGCCTCCGAGATGGCCTGGACGATCGCCGACGAACTCGTGCAGATCCGCGGCGGCCGCGGCTTCGAGACGGCCGAGTCGCTGCGGGCCCGCGGCGAGCGCGCCGTCGCCGCCGAGCAGGTCCTGCGCGACCTGCGCATCAACCGCATCTTCGAGGGCTCGACGGAGATCATGCACCTCCTGATCGCCCGCGAGGCCGTCGACGCCCACCTCTCGGTCGCCGGCGACCTCATCGACCCCGAAAAGTCCCTCCAGGACAAGGCGAAGGCGGGCGCGAACGCCGGCGTCTTCTACGCCAAGTGGCTGCCGAAGCTGGTCGCGGGGCAGGGGCAACTGCCGTACTCGTTCGGCGAGTTCAAACGCGGCGTCGACCTGTCCGCTCACCTGCGCTACGTCGAACGAACGTCCCGCAAGCTCGCCCGCTCCACCTTCTACGGCATGTCCCGCTGGCAGGGCCGCATGGAGACCAAGCAGGGCTTCCTCGGCCGGGTCGTGGACATCGGCGCCGAGTTGTTCGCCATGAGCGCGGCCTGTGTCCGCGCCGAGCACCTGCGCGGCCAGGGCGAGCACGGCCGCGAGGCCTACCAGCTCGCCGACGCCTTCTGCCACCAGGCCCGCCTGCGCATCGAGGAGCTCTTCGGCCGCCTGTGGTCCAACACCGACGACCTCGACCGCAAGGTCGTCAAGGGCGTGATGTCGGGCACGTACGAGTGGCTGGAGCAAGGGATCGTCGACCCGTCGGACGACGGCGCCCCGTGGATCGCCGACGCGACACCGGGCCCGAGCCGGCGGGAGAACGTGCACCGCCCGATCAGGTGA
- a CDS encoding endo-1,4-beta-glucanase, protein MQHRRPRLSKKAKTLVSAAVALAAAAGVTVAQADESSKKCAAFDTITLGKYYVNNNLWNEGKFTGTQCVWDNSRSGSTISWGTDYSLANSATGKDYDVKTYASTVLGWHWGWKVDKATTGLPIRVGDRKPVRTSWEFSVSSNPGTMNVAYDLWLHTKNTADWQDQPTDEVMIWLNRQGGAGPLGTKYGSVSLGGAMWDIYEGDIGWKVHSFVRRANTTKATLNLDDFTQALVRRNLLSNDKYVSGIESGTEVFKGTGRLDTKAYSVNIG, encoded by the coding sequence ATGCAGCACCGCCGCCCCCGCCTGTCCAAGAAGGCGAAGACCCTCGTCTCCGCCGCGGTCGCCCTCGCGGCCGCCGCCGGTGTCACCGTCGCCCAGGCGGACGAGTCGAGCAAGAAGTGCGCGGCCTTCGACACGATCACGCTCGGCAAGTACTACGTGAACAACAACCTCTGGAACGAGGGCAAGTTCACCGGCACCCAGTGCGTCTGGGACAACTCCCGGTCGGGCTCGACGATCTCCTGGGGCACGGACTACAGCCTGGCCAACAGCGCCACGGGCAAGGACTACGACGTCAAGACGTACGCCTCCACCGTCCTCGGCTGGCACTGGGGCTGGAAGGTCGACAAGGCGACGACCGGCCTGCCGATCCGCGTCGGCGACCGCAAGCCGGTCCGGACGAGCTGGGAGTTCTCGGTCAGCTCCAACCCCGGCACCATGAACGTCGCCTACGACCTGTGGCTGCACACCAAGAACACCGCCGACTGGCAGGACCAGCCCACCGACGAGGTCATGATCTGGCTCAACCGCCAGGGCGGCGCGGGCCCGCTGGGCACCAAATACGGCAGCGTCAGCCTGGGCGGCGCGATGTGGGACATCTACGAGGGCGACATCGGCTGGAAGGTCCACTCCTTCGTCCGCCGCGCCAACACCACCAAGGCCACGCTCAACCTCGACGACTTCACCCAGGCACTCGTCCGGCGCAACCTGCTCAGCAACGACAAGTACGTCTCCGGCATCGAGTCCGGCACCGAGGTCTTCAAGGGAACCGGCCGCCTGGACACCAAGGCGTACTCCGTCAACATCGGCTGA
- a CDS encoding LacI family DNA-binding transcriptional regulator, protein MVTLAEVAQHAGVSASTVSYVLSGKRSISATTRTRVEQSIRELGYHPNAGARALASSKSNIIALMIPLRTDMYVPVMMEIAIAVATTARTHGYDVLLLTGEEGPDAVRRVTGSGLADAMILMDVQLDDERLPLLRGTDQPSVLIGLPADTSGLTCVDLDFKATGALCVEHLAMLGHRDIAVIGEAPAVYERHTGFAERTLDGLRLRSQELGMRLLHRPCEGGYDAMAVTLARILDERPSTTGFVVQNESAVEPLLALLRQQGRAVPEDVSVVGICPDQVATQASVRLTSVSIPAQEMGRHAVQQLVAKLEGRGSDEVVLIAPELTQRASTGPAPSATH, encoded by the coding sequence ATGGTCACCCTCGCCGAGGTCGCCCAGCACGCCGGAGTCTCGGCGAGCACGGTGAGCTATGTCCTCAGCGGCAAGCGGTCCATCTCCGCGACCACCCGGACGCGGGTCGAGCAGAGCATCCGCGAACTCGGCTACCACCCGAACGCGGGCGCCCGTGCCCTGGCCAGCAGCAAGTCGAACATCATCGCGCTGATGATCCCGCTGCGCACCGACATGTATGTGCCGGTGATGATGGAGATCGCCATCGCGGTGGCCACCACGGCCCGTACGCACGGATACGACGTGCTGCTGCTGACCGGCGAGGAGGGCCCCGACGCCGTACGCCGGGTCACCGGCAGCGGGCTGGCCGACGCGATGATCCTGATGGACGTCCAGCTGGACGACGAGCGGCTGCCGCTGCTGCGCGGCACCGACCAGCCGTCCGTGCTGATCGGGCTGCCGGCCGACACCTCCGGGCTGACCTGCGTCGATCTCGACTTCAAGGCGACCGGCGCGCTGTGTGTGGAGCATCTGGCGATGCTGGGGCACCGGGACATCGCTGTCATAGGCGAGGCCCCGGCCGTGTACGAGCGGCACACCGGTTTCGCCGAGCGCACGCTGGACGGACTCCGGCTGCGTTCCCAGGAGTTGGGGATGCGGCTGCTGCACCGGCCCTGCGAGGGCGGGTACGACGCGATGGCCGTCACCCTGGCCCGGATACTCGACGAGCGGCCGAGCACCACGGGGTTCGTCGTGCAGAACGAGTCGGCGGTCGAGCCGCTGCTCGCCCTGCTCCGCCAGCAGGGCCGGGCCGTGCCGGAGGACGTGTCGGTGGTCGGCATCTGCCCCGACCAGGTCGCCACCCAGGCCTCGGTGCGGCTGACGTCCGTCTCCATTCCCGCGCAGGAGATGGGCCGGCATGCCGTGCAGCAGCTGGTCGCCAAGCTGGAGGGACGCGGCAGCGACGAAGTCGTGCTGATCGCACCCGAGTTGACCCAGCGGGCGAGCACGGGCCCGGCGCCGTCCGCCACCCACTGA
- a CDS encoding glycoside hydrolase family 31 protein — MNQSADNQPQPGTVSLAQSSPTVGTFRERDGALEWSGRQETLRVEPWGPDAVRVRARLGGPILDGLPGALLESAPATESTVKIEDGLGVLTVGALTVEVDAEGLIRFLRTEDGTEVLAEERAHFWWPGSRLYTAVGNGYHRLEQRFAAYDDEKLYGLGQHQHGRLDQKGLVLDLVQRNAEVGIPVLASSRGYTLLWNNPAIGRVELAHNGTRWVADSARQIDYWITAGTPADGQRRYSAVTGRTPMLPEWAAGFWQCKLRYRTQDELLSVAREYKRRGLPIDVIVCDFFHWTHLGEWKFDPKEWPDPAAMVRELDELGIKLVVSVWPSVSPLSENHPVMEQRGYFIGTQYGPMAHADWPDKEVASTVQVAFYDATNPEAREFVWSKVKQNYLDPYGITAFWLDACEPELKPGFQENLRYWTGPGLEVGNIYPAENARTFYEGLRATGEDEIITLNRSAWAGSQRYGAALWSGDIGTDFPTLRRQIAAGLNTALSGIPWWNTDIGGFHGGDPDDPAYREVMVRWFQFGALSPLMRLHGFRDPGMPLGPQMTGGPNEVWSYGEEAGAILEQYLRLRERMKPYVLQVMREAHEEGLPVMRPLFLEFPEDQAAWSVDDSYLFGHDLLVAPVLTAGATARTVYLPAGARWTDAWTGETYEGGTTVTVDAPLDRIPLFLRDGARLPVAE, encoded by the coding sequence GTGAATCAGTCTGCCGACAACCAGCCTCAGCCAGGCACGGTCAGCCTCGCGCAGTCGTCCCCGACCGTCGGCACGTTCCGTGAGCGGGACGGTGCGCTGGAGTGGAGCGGCCGCCAGGAGACGCTGCGCGTCGAGCCGTGGGGTCCGGACGCGGTCCGGGTGCGTGCCCGGCTCGGCGGCCCCATCCTCGACGGACTGCCCGGCGCGCTCCTGGAGTCCGCCCCGGCGACCGAGTCGACGGTCAAGATCGAGGACGGGCTGGGGGTGCTGACCGTCGGCGCGCTGACCGTCGAGGTCGACGCCGAGGGCCTGATCCGCTTCCTGCGCACCGAGGACGGCACCGAGGTGCTCGCCGAGGAGCGCGCCCACTTCTGGTGGCCGGGCTCGCGGCTCTACACCGCCGTCGGCAACGGCTACCACCGCCTGGAGCAGCGCTTCGCCGCGTACGACGACGAGAAGCTGTACGGCCTCGGCCAGCACCAGCACGGCCGCCTCGACCAGAAGGGCCTGGTCCTGGACCTGGTCCAGCGCAACGCCGAGGTCGGCATCCCGGTGCTGGCCTCCAGCCGTGGCTACACCCTGCTGTGGAACAACCCGGCGATCGGCCGCGTGGAGCTCGCGCACAACGGCACCCGGTGGGTGGCCGACTCCGCCCGCCAGATCGACTACTGGATCACCGCGGGCACTCCGGCCGACGGCCAGCGCCGCTACAGCGCGGTGACCGGCCGTACGCCCATGCTGCCGGAGTGGGCGGCGGGCTTCTGGCAGTGCAAGCTGCGCTACCGCACGCAGGACGAACTCCTCTCCGTCGCGCGGGAGTACAAGCGCCGCGGTCTGCCCATCGACGTCATCGTCTGCGACTTCTTCCACTGGACCCACCTGGGCGAGTGGAAGTTCGACCCGAAGGAGTGGCCGGACCCGGCGGCGATGGTGCGCGAGCTGGACGAGCTCGGCATCAAGCTGGTGGTCAGTGTCTGGCCTTCGGTCTCCCCCCTCTCCGAGAACCACCCGGTCATGGAGCAGCGCGGCTACTTCATCGGCACCCAGTACGGCCCGATGGCACACGCCGACTGGCCCGACAAGGAGGTGGCGTCGACGGTCCAGGTGGCCTTCTACGACGCCACCAACCCCGAGGCCCGCGAGTTCGTGTGGTCCAAGGTCAAGCAGAACTACCTCGACCCGTACGGCATCACGGCCTTCTGGCTGGACGCCTGCGAGCCGGAGCTGAAGCCGGGCTTCCAGGAGAACCTGCGCTACTGGACGGGCCCGGGCCTGGAGGTCGGCAACATCTACCCCGCCGAGAACGCCCGCACCTTCTACGAGGGCCTGCGCGCGACCGGCGAGGACGAGATCATCACCCTCAACCGCTCGGCGTGGGCGGGCAGTCAGCGCTACGGCGCCGCCCTGTGGTCCGGTGACATCGGCACCGACTTCCCGACCCTGCGCCGCCAGATCGCCGCCGGCCTCAACACCGCGCTGTCCGGCATCCCCTGGTGGAACACCGACATCGGCGGCTTCCACGGCGGCGACCCGGACGACCCGGCGTACCGCGAGGTGATGGTCCGCTGGTTCCAGTTCGGCGCGCTGTCCCCGCTGATGCGACTGCACGGCTTCCGCGACCCGGGCATGCCGCTGGGCCCGCAGATGACCGGCGGCCCGAACGAGGTGTGGTCGTACGGCGAGGAGGCCGGCGCCATCCTGGAGCAGTACCTGCGGCTGCGCGAGCGCATGAAGCCGTATGTCCTGCAGGTCATGCGCGAGGCCCACGAGGAGGGCCTGCCGGTGATGCGCCCGCTGTTCCTGGAGTTCCCCGAGGACCAGGCGGCCTGGTCGGTCGACGACTCGTACCTGTTCGGCCACGACCTGCTCGTCGCGCCGGTGCTGACGGCGGGCGCGACGGCCCGGACGGTGTACCTCCCGGCGGGGGCGCGCTGGACGGACGCGTGGACCGGGGAGACGTACGAGGGCGGTACGACCGTGACGGTCGACGCCCCGCTGGACCGCATCCCGCTGTTCCTGCGGGACGGGGCACGGCTGCCTGTAGCGGAGTAG
- a CDS encoding sulfotransferase: MSTSPIALTLADLLLRPTFGSRHGHERVFDRIAVEAGESPGDRQFVDDFRSLLGWWAKAENLTPVGWQSAQVFVRRHLTNRARVRRLIAEHPGIEREPIEKPVFVVGLPRTATTVTHAVLSLSAEHRGPLLWELLTPDLELPPRQRRKAVTAGRRLVQGTNLFAPRFRDIHAMAAEGPEECTFALPHALMPLSQAVIPEYAAWYREREFVDDYRYLKQVFQVLQYGRPRRRWVLKSPMHLGNLDALRTVFPDATIVWCHRDPVTVVASFCSLVEHGMAVSTRPLDLHRIGTLWLDLLSHAMTRGLAARAAIPPHALVDAPYAWLASEPATGAPKLYDAIGARWTDAEATRLPGAVARPKGTRPHRYDLARYGLTRADVESAFADYNALRAEVDRA; the protein is encoded by the coding sequence GTGTCCACGTCTCCGATAGCCCTCACCCTGGCCGATCTGCTGCTGCGTCCGACCTTCGGCTCCCGTCACGGGCACGAGCGGGTCTTCGACCGGATCGCGGTGGAGGCCGGGGAGTCTCCGGGAGACCGGCAGTTCGTGGACGACTTCCGGTCGCTGCTGGGCTGGTGGGCGAAGGCCGAGAACCTCACCCCGGTCGGCTGGCAGTCCGCGCAGGTCTTCGTGCGCCGGCATCTCACCAACCGGGCCCGCGTACGGCGGTTGATCGCCGAGCATCCCGGGATCGAGCGGGAGCCGATCGAGAAGCCGGTGTTCGTCGTGGGCCTGCCGCGCACCGCGACCACCGTCACGCACGCCGTCCTGTCGCTCTCGGCCGAGCACCGAGGCCCGCTGCTGTGGGAACTGCTCACACCCGACCTGGAGTTGCCGCCCCGGCAGCGCCGCAAGGCGGTCACGGCGGGGCGTCGTCTGGTCCAGGGCACCAACCTGTTCGCGCCGCGCTTCCGCGACATCCACGCGATGGCCGCCGAGGGCCCGGAGGAGTGCACCTTCGCCCTGCCGCACGCCCTGATGCCGCTGTCGCAGGCGGTGATCCCCGAGTACGCGGCGTGGTACCGCGAGCGGGAGTTCGTCGACGACTACCGGTATCTCAAGCAGGTGTTCCAGGTCCTGCAGTACGGCCGCCCGCGCCGCCGCTGGGTCCTCAAGTCACCCATGCACCTGGGCAACCTCGACGCGCTGCGCACGGTCTTCCCGGACGCCACGATCGTGTGGTGCCACCGCGACCCGGTGACCGTCGTGGCCTCCTTCTGCAGTCTGGTCGAGCACGGCATGGCCGTCAGCACCCGCCCCCTGGACCTGCACCGCATCGGCACCCTCTGGCTCGACCTGCTGAGCCACGCCATGACGCGCGGCCTCGCGGCCCGCGCCGCCATCCCGCCCCACGCCCTGGTGGACGCCCCGTACGCCTGGCTCGCCTCCGAGCCGGCCACGGGCGCCCCCAAGCTGTACGACGCGATCGGCGCCCGCTGGACCGACGCCGAGGCCACCCGGCTCCCCGGGGCCGTGGCCCGCCCGAAGGGCACCCGCCCGCACCGCTACGACCTGGCCCGCTACGGCCTGACCCGCGCCGACGTGGAGTCCGCCTTCGCCGACTACAACGCGCTGCGGGCCGAGGTCGACCGCGCCTGA